In Dermacentor silvarum isolate Dsil-2018 chromosome 2, BIME_Dsil_1.4, whole genome shotgun sequence, the following proteins share a genomic window:
- the LOC119442252 gene encoding kinetochore-associated protein 1-like produces MMWATICANFDGETTVFGQRNEEKAGSQLYEVRTQFTICADSPGVAVNPAVKGVVSQKHLAVAIDDVVNVFKHGSFLFSTRFDAAVDAVALCSDVLDGLLIVAERSANLHIFTVESAQSIVKLPVPSTENDDTAALFRSVDVKKNGDSYTVCVLTGHHVITATISNAVIAQLASADQPDLSPLHIRIVDVNQHPGRNDFMLSLVSMASACVLDDDLLVTGGQGAVCCIPMDANSSAYRILNDIAGEQVRKMVVVDSLCTLLTLTEGSRLVTICLKTFLIKDIWSEKTVADFVFCEEAASKTERGPELECRIAVLTAISETSTRRLEIYSFPDFSMLYALEVNETCHMMAFCDSLENFWIVEGFSDNEETLTELRVRTISEALPENHLMKLINKNKFAEAEEFAKLLNLSVEEVHWHHLLYILKNLSTTLTDASMDEEDELKLVHEVFNLVKMLPDVLQAARCCIETPVASPTVASKLLLFLQGHVSSAEDCDIEERDSLSAQIMLLLNRATTFRFLCDSDFKSDWFAFSQADLIQEICVLFRDDHMPAGFFIWERHQDEFLGGLSCDVVEHLLDAIPMTAELSSLLQWLKGSFLPLMFESLPESLECICQWIVDRVLRMEVSNKSLWPSGALGLVKVVLDHFQMTSAMADCLPLKTWLVVHGAPKRIRDKTSALSKLYRLSLDLQNLEVLWSKYKCCLTLQELQNTDKQEVAFAILDEAITKQQVTSLVQGFLIQFVETSGLDISNVLQSYVDQVLCYKGASLMHDELLEDKMVALAALIDHPHCWLVAVKKILSHAHVPWSESIEGLADHGSLLRGSAAREIDYERKRMQAKTILLSYDVNLFRSMTLSNTSTLVRCILLSEKQEALQDALTVAKNLGDMSEIDVFLLYLQMAYVKADIDRFAEVLQSVPQELFLEVAPRLSAFAELLLKRHNIYSKVKTAGLMECWQYLLSVLQQTSSASAFDYDTLHRQVRQGMVLRRDFGITVSAAELCCESDKHEVLKQGFQKVLLSEPAQGQDTCKNICRKALYLAGVLKLDSQSAIEVMLTLVLELKRDDMVDSLCTCLLELHNIRETILVILPLIFCQCEDVSHIATNVHKIASRVGLASGVNNVKKCTNVALWADILVQASVPLSGVDHSSTVSACVCSTKEQNFLHSRHGYALDKKQMLMHLAALGKSVWNFLDKQHAELLEEVKLHLQATCQYLSQRSQDELCLSVVATVFQMFLDIPQQHSVHKALQEVAEHHISKNTISIVTRASARKHADMPFLKGLLCNLQPRKALATLKKLLGQCNSNFRLLKTVATVGFEVCSDSAQKSAFRALVKGAYWCQKLAKADISFADAMTNQNPAILMSVLEQMEKSLLIDVDGLMSYCTSFNINIEVSLSRRLEFLLCTQAEDPCTEGWSLPQILAEASHVLEQMPKVSVQKVLMKTLAKVNPYHYEVLRFGYDYIRAIEEGPDSDVQREIEILHFLESYERYSPPSEQEMDLWCEEYPVAEISSLMQSRLPFRHLLKSSLWHFITNELHPETADAWLNVADTLRLNKDDIRFIAVDNAIRIWSAQKHKGNILDVAFLSSVKRLIAQMNKKDKAVACLMNLLENLPKGPTATSVAKECATLPDAFFVSGEVKSKVSDAKMKFRRKYIKQRNEQLLKQHSLNSSSYLALCGKTTDLVAALLEDTRWHLVFSDTSVLYSCINQIAATDDVVSVDFSSLLEKSVTRWLGFQASEYTGDESTLEPYLQASHVGSAKRFAGFITIVHLMQHIPEQMKEVLSCIASVSDGFVGLRPRVLATMCMLAGFGISDPTLLNMPQNSGVSNLEELRALSYKARLQQLGIPLPSSGLDADGASEIVSAALQLHNHNTVALELVGNLCIEYHVQAAPTWEAFLSAAISAGATDVICRVLPMLGGHPLLWSKPAFICAWQYILQSAPASLFGASSGLLQLFLRCPSVQSLPPLLHEDDVYCDQEGVLFYFVYMLLRESGSVQYSARKLLKQFSSRLLKLLIACKDQVNILKLPSTNRVFGEML; encoded by the coding sequence ATGATGTGGGCTACCATATGCGCTAATTTTGACGGTGAAACCACAGTCTTTGGTCAACGCAATGAGGAGAAAGCTGGATCTCAACTATACGAGGTCCGTACGCAGTTTACAATTTGTGCGGACTCGCCTGGCGTCGCAGTGAACCCAGCTGTCAAGGGCGTTGTTTCGCAGAAGCATCTTGCGGTTGCGATTGACGATGTTGTCAACGTATTCAAGCATGGTAGCTTCCTCTTCTCTACGCGTTTCGACGCTGCCGTCGATGCCGTCGCTTTGTGCAGCGACGTGCTGGATGGACTTCTCATTGTTGCGGAAAGAAGTGCCAACCTCCACATATTCACCGTCGAGTCTGCACAGTCCATCGTCAAGCTACCAGTTCCTAGCACGGAAAATGACGATACCGCTGCACTATTTCGTTCCGTGGACGTGAAGAAGAACGGTGACAGCTACACCGTGTGCGTGCTAACGGGACACCATGTCATAACAGCCACAATCAGCAACGCCGTGATCGCGCAGCTCGCATCAGCGGACCAGCCAGACTTGTCGCCGCTCCATATCCGTATTGTCGACGTTAACCAACACCCGGGACGAAATGATTTTATGCTTTCTTTGGTGTCAATGGCTAGCGCCTGTGTGTTGGATGACGATTTGTTGGTCACTGGTGGACAAGGAGCTGTTTGCTGCATTCCCATGGACGCCAACAGTTCGGCTTATCGCATCCTTAATGACATTGCTGGCGAACAGGTTCGTAAAATGGTTGTAGTAGACAGCCTCTGCACTCTGCTTACTCTCACTGAAGGCAGCCGTCTCGTCACCATCTGCTTGAAGACATTCCTTATCAAAGACATTTGGTCAGAAAAGACTGTTGCGGACTTTGTTTTCTGCGAAGAAGCCGCCTCCAAAACCGAGCGTGGACCTGAGCTAGAATGCAGAATAGCGGTGCTCACAGCTATTTCTGAAACTTCAACCAGAAGACTAGAGATCTACAGCTTCCCTGACTTTTCCATGCTGTATGCATTGGAAGTTAACGAGACCTGCCACATGATGGCATTTTGTGACTCTTTAGAAAATTTCTGGATAGTTGAAGGCTTTAGTGATAATGAAGAAACTTTAACTGAGCTTAGAGTTCGGACGATCAGCGAGGCACTCCCAGAAAATCATTTGATGAAATTGATCAACAAAAACAAGTTTGCAGAGGCTGAAGAATTTGCAAAGCTGTTGAACCTCTCTGTTGAAGAAGTACACTGGCACCACCTTCTGTACATCCTCAAGAATCTGAGTACCACGCTGACAGATGCATCGATGGATGAAGAGGATGAACTTAAACTGGTACATGAAGTTTTCAACTTGGTGAAGATGCTTCCGGATGTCCTACAAGCAGCTAGGTGCTGCATTGAGACACCTGTTGCCTCACCTACTGTTGCATCTAAGCTGTTACTCTTCTTGCAAGGACATGTATCGTCTGCAGAAGATTGTGACATTGAGGAGCGTGATAGTTTATCTGCTCAGATTATGTTGCTACTGAACAGAGCTACCACATTCAGATTTCTGTGTGACAGTGACTTTAAAAGTGACTGGTTTGCATTTTCACAAGCTGACCTCATCCAGGAAATTTGTGTCCTTTTCAGAGATGATCACATGCCTGCAGGATTTTTCATTTGGGAGCGCCATCAGGATGAGTTCTTGGGAGGCTTGAGCTGTGATGTTGTAGAGCATCTTTTAGATGCCATTCCAATGACCGCGGAGCTCTCCTCCCTTTTACAGTGGCTTAAAGGCAGCTTTCTGCCTCTAATGTTTGAGTCATTGCCTGAGAGCCTTGAATGCATCTGCCAGTGGATTGTAGATAGAGTTCTGCGGATGGAAGTCAGCAATAAGTCGCTCTGGCCCTCTGGAGCCTTGGGACTTGTAAAGGTTGTCTTGGATCATTTTCAAATGACCAGCGCAATGGCAGACTGTTTGCCATTGAAAACTTGGCTGGTCGTGCATGGTGCGCCAAAAAGAATAAGGGACAAGACAAGTGCATTGAGCAAGCTGTACCGTCTCTCCTTGGATCTCCAGAACCTTGAAGTTCTGTGGAGCAAATACAAGTGTTGTCTCACCCTGCAAGAGCTGCAAAACACTGACAAGCAGGAGGTGGCATTTGCAATCCTCGATGAAGCCATTACAAAGCAGCAAGTTACATCACTCGTGCAAGGATTTCTGATACAATTTGTTGAAACCAGTGGGTTGGACATTTCAAATGTGCTGCAGTCCTATGTTGACCAAGTGCTTTGCTACAAAGGTGCCAGTTTGATGCATGATGAGCTTCTGGAAGACAAGATGGTTGCCTTAGCAGCACTTATTGACCACCCTCATTGTTGGCTTGTGGCTGTGAAGAAGATCCTCAGCCATGCACATGTGCCATGGAGTGAAAGTATTGAAGGGCTTGCAGATCATGGTTCCTTGCTGAGAGGCTCAGCTGCCAGAGAGATTGACTACGAGAGGAAGCGAATGCAGGCTAAAACAATTCTGTTGAGCTATGATGTCAACTTGTTCCGATCAATGACACTCAGCAATACTAGTACGCTGGTAAGATGCATTTTGCTTTCTGAAAAGCAAGAAGCGTTGCAGGATGCTCTCACTGTCGCCAAGAACTTAGGTGACATGTCGGAAATTGATGTCTTTTTGCTTTACCTGCAAATGGCTTATGTAAAAGCTGACATTGATAGATTTGCTGAGGTCTTGCAGAGTGTCCCACAGGAGCTATTCCTTGAAGTTGCTCCCAGACTGTCAGCATTTGCAGAGCTACTCTTGAAACGTCACAATATATACTCGAAGGTGAAAACTGCTGGCCTTATGGAATGCTGGCAATACTTACTGAGTGTCTTGCAGCAGACTTCAAGTGCTAGTGCCTTCGATTATGATACACTGCACCGTCAGGTGCGCCAGGGAATGGTGCTGAGAAGGGACTTTGGCATCACTGTTTCTGCCGCTGAGCTCTGTTGTGAAAGTGACAAGCATGAAGTCTTGAAGCAAGGCTTCCAGAAAGTCTTGTTGAGTGAACCCGCACAAGGTCAAGACACATGTAAGAATATCTGTAGAAAGGCGCTTTACCTTGCTGGGGTCTTGAAACTTGATTCGCAGTCTGCCATAGAGGTCATGCTCACTTTGGTGCTTGAGCTTAAACGAGATGACATGGTGGACTCACTGTGCACTTGCCTGCTGGAACTTCACAACATCCGAGAAACTATACTTGTTATCTTGCCCCTGATATTTTGTCAGTGTGAAGATGTGTCGCACATAGCTACTAACGTGCACAAGATCGCTTCCCGTGTAGGACTGGCATCCGGAGTTAACAATGTCAAGAAGTGTACAAATGTCGCTCTTTGGGCAGACATTTTAGTGCAAGCCTCAGTTCCGCTCAGCGGTGTTGATCATTCTTCAACTGTTTCTGCATGTGTATGCTCGACCAAGGAACAGAATTTTTTGCACAGTAGGCACGGGTATGCACTGGACAAGAAGCAAATGCTGATGCACTTAGCTGCTCTTGGAAAATCTGTGTGGAACTTCCTAGACAAGCAGCACGCAGAACTTCTTGAAGAAGTGAAGCTCCATTTGCAAGCAACCTGCCAGTATCTTAGCCAGAGGTCTCAAGATGAGCTTTGCCTGTCTGTGGTTGCTACAGTTTTCCAGATGTTTCTTGATATCCCACAGCAACATTCAGTGCACAAAGCACTTCAAGAAGTTGCTGAACACCATATCAGCAAAAATACAATTTCAATCGTGACCAGGGCTTCAGCTAGAAAACATGCCGACATGCCTTTCTTGAAGGGCTTGCTGTGCAACCTGCAACCTCGAAAGGCACTTGCAACGTTGAAGAAGCTTCTTGGTCAGTGCAACAGCAACTTCAGATTGCTTAAAACTGTTGCTACTGTCGGTTTTGAAGTATGCAGTGACTCAGCCCAGAAATCTGCATTTCGAGCTCTCGTGAAAGGTGCCTACTGGTGCCAGAAGTTGGCTAAAGCTGACATTTCTTTTGCAGATGCAATGACAAACCAGAACCCTGCCATCTTAATGTCTGTTCTTGAGCAAATGGAAAAGTCTCTGTTGATTGATGTTGATGGCCTCATGAGTTACTGCACTTCCTTTAACATAAACATAGAGGTATCCCTTTCTCGAAGGCTTGAGTTCCTCCTGTGTACTCAAGCAGAAGACCCTTGTACTGAGGGCTGGAGCCTGCCACAAATACTAGCAGAGGCTTCTCATGTGCTTGAACAAATGCCCAAAGTGTCGGTGCAAAAGGTTCTCATGAAGACTCTAGCCAAGGTAAACCCATACCACTATGAAGTTTTGCGATTTGGCTATGACTACATAAGAGCCATTGAAGAAGGACCAGACAGCGATGTTCAGAGGGAAATTGAAATACTGCACTTCCTTGAGTCCTATGAAAGGTACAGCCCTCCTTCAGAACAGGAAATGGACTTGTGGTGTGAAGAATATCCGGTGGCTGAGATTTCGTCTCTCATGCAATCAAGACTACCATTTCGCCATTTGCTTAAGTCATCATTGTGGCACTTCATCACCAATGAGTTGCACCCTGAAACTGCGGATGCATGGCTGAATGTTGCAGACACACTTAGGCTGAATAAGGATGACATCCGGTTCATTGCTGTGGATAATGCCATTCGTATATGGAGTGCACAAAAGCATAAGGGAAACATACTAGATGTAGCATTTCTTTCAAGTGTCAAGAGACTGATAGCGCAGATGAACAAGAAGGACAAGGCTGTTGCATGCCTGATGAATCTTCTAGAGAACTTGCCAAAAGGCCCAACAGCCACGAGTGTAGCTAAGGAGTGTGCTACATTGCCTGATGCATTTTTTGTATCTGGTGAGGTGAAATCTAAAGTGAGTGATGCAAAGATGAAATTTAGGAGGAAGTACATAAAGCAACGAAATGAACAACTACTCAAGCAGCACAGTTTGAACTCTTCTTCGTACTTGGCACTCTGTGGCAAAACAACAGACCTTGTAGCTGCATTGCTGGAGGACACAAGGTGGCACCTTGTTTTTTCTGATACATCAGTACTTTACAGCTGCATAAACCAGATTGCTGCGACTGATGATGTCGTCTCGGTAGACTTTTCCAGTCTCCTTGAGAAATCTGTAACACGGTGGCTAGGGTTCCAGGCCTCTGAATATACTGGTGATGAAAGTACCTTGGAACCTTATTTGCAGGCGAGTCATGTGGGCAGTGCAAAAAGATTTGCAGGTTTCATCACCATTGTTCATCTAATGCAGCATATTCCAGAGCAGATGAAGGAAGTGCTTTCTTGCATCGCATCAGTGAGTGATGGCTTTGTTGGGCTGAGACCACGTGTCCTCGCCACGATGTGCATGCTAGCTGGTTTCGGAATCTCGGATCCCACTCTTCTTAATATGCCGCAGAATAGCGGTGTATCCAACCTGGAGGAATTGAGAGCTTTGTCTTACAAAGCCAGATTACAACAGCTTGGCATACCACTCCCGTCTTCGGGTCTTGATGCAGATGGTGCCTCTGAAATTGTCAGTGCAGCCCTCCAGTTACATAACCACAACACTGTGGCACTAGAGTTGGTGGGCAACCTCTGCATTGAGTATCATGTGCAGGCAGCGCCAACTTGGGAAGCATTTCTGTCAGCTGCCATTAGTGCTGGTGCAACTGATGTCATTTGCCGTGTTTTGCCCATGCTGGGTGGCCATCCGCTGTTGTGGTCCAA